The genomic region AATgtgtaatttaatattttgacaTAAGAAGGATTACAgtccaattattaaaaaagtatCATAGACATGACCGAGCGGCACTTGAAATGCTCAAACTTTACATAATCTACTACTGGAGATCTTTTCAACAAGTGTCATGTCTCTtcttcttattattattattatattactAACTTTTAACCAAATAAATCCAATTCAAGACGAACAGGTTTACAACTTATATGAATATATAACTTTTAGTGTGGTAAATTAGTTTCAATTGTTTTGGATTTATTTTGGAAAGCTATCCAGTTCATATGAAACTTTATaaaagaattataaattaataaagttaaaTATAATGCATATCTAgaaagagttttattattttcaacggCAACATCCCGatcattattttaaaagtaacGTAATAGAGAatccaaatttttaatttgttttactGGCTTACTGGCTTATGGAGACTCGTTCCTTCGTCACTCGTCCCACAAAAGCCCGCGCCtcacataaataattattacggTGCGCGAAAGTTGGACAGacattgtaataaaaaaaaacatttaccaGTTTCCACCGTTTCGCTTTTGGTTGCAGTTTCCAATTCTTAGAACGTCTTTAGCTGTTTGAGTTCTTAACTTATCTAACTTGTTGCGAGAATAAGTCTGTCGTCCTCGTTATAGACTACCAAACTCGAGCGAAATATCAGATTAAAACGCTCAGGAAAACATTAATTGCGCGAGACTTCCGAAGGGTAAAAAACGAAAATGTGAAGTGCCATGTTTGCAACAAAATATCCTTGTAACAAACAAGTCTCTGAATCTAGAACAATGTTGAGTGTTCTGGAAGCACAAAGAAAAGCTCTTTGcgaaaagaaattttgaaaaataaaaatactgaaGTACATATCGTGGGATTCAATTCCAAAACTTCGAAAGATAACTGATTGGTTTAATGGCccttttaaaagaaaaatcgcatttttaaaatttggggaattttacggtggttggtaacacaaaaatgttacagtggaacatttgaaagttccaatttgaaattattgttatatCGTTTGTTTAGCATGATTTGACATTTGGCATTTGATGTTTGACATTGAAAGTTCCCAACcttgaaaatataaattgtatTGCTCTATTGTAGCACTCAAATCACCTATTAACGCACTATTTTGAGTGCTGTAATAGCTTTGTTATAACGGCAGAATATTATCCAGGCCAAAAAGTGTacctttttcgtccgagtctgagttttctggccgaggcgcagccgagcaGGCGaggtttgaaaaatttaacaattccTCTGTAGaatgataaattaataaaaagttaTCGACAAAATTGCTGgcaatttatcaaaaaacaatttcctTACAGCGTACGTTTAATAGCCAACCATAAAGATAAAGAGTCGTTACATAATCGATCTTTGTCGAAAACattcatcaaaacgtcaactAAAATACCTATACTGTTACCCCATTATGTCATTCTTTGTTGACCATATTAATTGAACAAACGTCTACAACACTTTAACCTGAAAAGTGTTTCATAATGTTCTCgttcctgctttattttttctctttacTCAATTACGTGCAATGCGCCAACATTTTGGGAGTATTTATGTTTCCTTCGTTCAGTCACCAAATAAATTATCAACCGATCTGGCGAGAACTATCTTTGAAAGGTCACCAAGTTACTGTAGTAACACCGAATCCGTTGAACGATTCGACTTTAACAAATTTAACAGAAATAGACGTCGGATTTACTTACGACATCGTAAAGGCACACGAAAACATCTTGttcaatacaaatattttacaaatatggGATGTAATCTTCCGCTTCATGGACCTTATAGCCGAAAGTGAATTGAACAGTACAGAATTCAGACAACTAATTGGCAACCAAAGTAAACAGTTTGATCTGGTTTTAATAGAATGTTTCCATCCAGTCATGTATGGCTTGGCTGCAAGATTTAAGGCACCGATTATCGGTATGGCACCAGTGAGAGTTGCCACGCCAGATTACGAAAGAGTTGGTAACCCCACCCATCCAGTCTTATATCCTGATCTCATTTTAGGCTTCGACACAAACAGCCTCTCCTTGTTGCAAAAGATTCAAAGTACTTTATTCAACTTGTTGTCCAGATATTACTATCGAAATGTTATGATTCCACGTTCTCAAGTAATAGCCGAAAAGTACTTCGGCAAGAGTATGCCATATCTAGGTGACTTGGAGAAAAGTGTTGACCTGCTTCTGATCAACACAAACCCGCTGATACATCTTCCAAGACCCGATGTACCTGCAATAGTCCAACTTGATGCAGTACACATCAGAACCGAACGACCTCTACCCCAGGTAAATTGAGTAAAATGTATGATGTAATTGACTAATTCGAAGTCATACAGGATTTACAAACAATTCTAGATGACGCCACCGAAGGTGCAATCTATTTtagcctcggttcgaacatcAAGAGCACAATCATTGGTGACGAACTGAAGAATGTTATCTTAGAAGCCTTGTCAGAGCTaccatacaagattttatggAAATGGGAGTCTGACCATTTAACCGGAATACCTGACAACGTTATAGTGAGAAAATGGTTTCCTCAACAAGATGTCATTGGTAATTCCGTcaccattaatttaatttgagtgacatttttttacagcGCACCCAAACATTAAAGCCTTTATGAACCAAGGAGGGTATCAGTCGATTGTAGAAGCTATTTATAGGGAAGTACCACTGATTGGAATACCATTCATGAATGATAATTCGTGGAATGTTAAAAGAACTGTTGATTTAGGAATTGGAGTATGCGTTGATCCTGCAACCCTTACAAAAGACCTGCTGAAAGAAAGCATTAATGAAGTGGTCAAAAACGAAAAGTaatgatttgacaatttaaagaTGTCGACAAGATTTGTGttgttttagatttaaaaataaaattaaggaAGTGCGGCAACTTTCATTCGATAAGCAGATGCCAGCGGTGGAGACAGCAGTTTGGTGGACGGAGTACATTATACGTCACAAGGGAGGAAGACACTTGCGAAGTCCTTCAGTTGATACATCCTGGTTTCATTATTTACTGTCTGATGTACTGCTCATGATTATTTTAATGGTAACCGTTATTATTTACGTATGTTATAAATTACTGTCTTAACCATTTCATTATAACAGTTTGCATGTTTTATTTGTACTTGTGCACATATTTTGAAACAAGTTGATGTCATCTATAATGTATAgggtgaaaaaataaatatctgcACGTTTTCGCTCTAccagttttttatttattgtggaacaAACTTAGCAGGGGCAAGGATTAGGCTagaaaaagcaataaaaaataacacaatAGATAAAAatcctaattaatttttaaataaaaataccacAAAAAAGACGATGATGTGGGTGGACGtgttttctaataataatattttcatGCTATTAATGAAAAAGTTGATTCTGGAGAGCGTGCGAGAGTGGGAGCTATTATGAAGGTGCTGGACTAAAAAACAATCAAACTCCGTCGGTACTGATTGATCGtagaataatgaaaaaatgaacaatggaatttgtaaaattaaaaaaataacaagtgCTTATCAATGAGTTGTAATTAATGAACATACATTGTAGAGCAGAATGTTATCCTGTACGAAACtgataaaaagaaattttaacattaacgtcattaacaacataaaaataaaaatattgtttaaaatattacattCTTTTTTGTGGAAATGTGTATTATTGAGGGACTTTGTAGGAAGCACAACAATAACACTTACAGATAAGAATATTACATTGTTGCTATAATACATAATGAATAATGATTAATGAACATCATAAGCAAACGATTTTCAAAGGCGTTTTAAAAGTACCCACGTACAGTTGCGAGCATTAAATCTTGGTTGTCAaggtcattttgaaatttcccgctactatcacaaattaaaaattttgcctgCTTAATTAGGgccaatgtcaataaaacgtcaatcaaaaaaatatgtcaaagTCTTATtctaaatattcaaaattgtGGCCCCAATATCGTATTTTAacagagtaaaaattatttccctGCTAGAGACGGACGTGTCAGAAGCTGGGGTGGCAACCCAGTTGGGATTTCCAAAAAGTTGACAAGGTCTAGACAAGACCAAAGGAATTTATTAGAGGTTATGACCGTTTCACATTAGAGCACTTTCcgttgcgtcaaagaatgaccttgacgaccaaaatttattgctcgcgacagtattgtattctcaatttggttgtaggtcgtaaaattttattgcatattatgaggGATTAACAGGCAAAacggttgggtttgaaaaggttgggaagcggcgcgtgccgttttccgtacaatgcaaatatacaaaatgtacaatacaaccctgcttaaaatattacctgctagtggtaaactaggatttatcagCCCcccaagatctttaacttaaagtaccataaaattttacgacctacaaccaaattgaaaacacaGTACCTATCATTGGTCATTGGACCTACCAAATTTTTCATCTGAAACCAGAACTAACGAACTGAccttacattaattttaatttgtaattatagttACCCTTTGTTGTCGTTATCTCCTTGTCACCCCCTGGTCGATCCATGCATCAACACTCGCACAAATAGTCACTTGTTCACATAATGAAGCAAacatttaaacaataattcaattattataataCCAAAGATACTTAATACTTCCAGAATATTCTCGGAACCGAAACTATTCCAACCTGAACACAACGAATTTTCACCAGTTATTATAAAAGAAGCAATTTCGAAAAACACATCCACAGctaaaaaatcgatttaacaagattttttaacaaaatctcAACACCGAATCgtaattttaaatagaaatcTAAACAATCACCGGGAAACGTTAGGACGCTAATTGGCCATCTTTGTAACTTCTTATAAAAACGATGTTCATTTGTTTCATGATGTCATGTTGAAATTACCTGATTGGTATGAAAAAGTGGCTTGATTAACTAACTTATCAATGCAGTGTTTCGTtaataaacttttttattCGAGATTTAGTTCACCGCTCAAATGGaattataaaacattaaattacctatgtaatataaataatatatgaaTGGATGGATGTATGAGTAAATGTTgcatgacaattttttaattaaatgggAAGTTAACTGACTAACCGAGTTTTTACAAAATCGTAATAACGGcctaacaaacaaaatggGCTTTGTCATCAGCCCTATAcatgttttttcaaaacggTTGCAAGAACGGTAGAGCATTATttctatatttatttgaaattagacatttttttggcatgaacTACCACTAGATGTCAGGTCAAGACTGAaggtttaaatatttttatgtaatGAAATTAAGAATGGATACCTACTATCATTTTCGTGTACTTGGATGTAAGAAACGAAAAACTGAAAAGATAAGTACGTTTTAAACTCACCGCTTTCAAATCAATCGATTTAGATTCAGTAACTTCTACCCATTTCTACCAATACTTGTTGGTTATGTTGGCAGAcatgtttgtttgttgttatgtCAGTTGTCAAGAATCCagcaaaattgaaatttgttacgaaaaaagtatttttatttaaatgaaattaaaacatcgaTAACCAATATTTTACAGGTCTTTTAtattgtatatttatttatttgagtaCTGAGGAAAAATGGTAAATATAAATGGTCTAAATGTAAGATTTGGGAACAGCGTTTGTCTTCTTAGGCCTTGAACAAAGATGGAAAAGTCAAACTCGCCGAAGAAATGCAAAAACGCAAATACGACGAACAAATCGAACTCAACAAGTTGCACTTGGTAGAAAAAAATCGTTTCCGGAACTTGGAAAGATGCATGCATTACCAAAGACGAGAGCGCGAGACCGCTGATCGTTTGTTGCAAGCCAGGGAAAGAGAGGCTTTTTCAGAAAAACGGGTCGAGAGAACTGAGGCGTTGGCACGAGAATTGGACAAAATTAAGCGCAACGAACTGAAGGAGctaaaattgaggttataaatGATAAATTACCACTGTTTCGCAAAAAACAAtcgttatttgtacaactagttatgaaagtcatacttttttcacgaatttgcagattgatcaagtaaataagtgaaaaaaagggACTTTCATAAcatgtacacactatttttttgcacatcgaaaaaagttgggaaatttggtctaaaaggatttatgaaaactAGTTATGacagtcatactttttttcacgaatttgcagattgatcaagcaaataagtgaaaaaaagagactttcataacatgttgtacacactattttttgcatattgatGTAAGTTgcgaaatttggtctaaaaggatttatgaaaaattacaaaagaaaaaaattggtatgcttttgacaatcatctaaaaggagatggaataaaatgatgcaaaaaagtgctactttcactaccatttttcgtgtaaaaaagttcTACTTTCAGTACGATTTTGCGtataaaaaagtgccactttcattacgaatatgcaaaaaaaaataggtatgctttgacaatcatgtCCAAGGAGATGgcataaaatgatgcaaaaaagtggtactttcactacgatttttcatgtaaaaaagtgctactttcactaagattttgcgtgtaaaaaagtgccactttacgatatgcaaaagaATATTTCTTTCAGGCAAAGTTTACGAGAAAATTGCCACGAACTCAGAGAATTAGAGTCGAAATTGCGGACCGCCTACGTAGCCAAAGAACTAGCGACGCAACTGGCcgagaaaaacgcaaaaaaactAGAGGACAAAGTAATATCACCCTTTTGTTTGGACACATAATGACGTCTAATTTTAGCTGAAACAGCAAGAAGAGTACCAAAAGCTGCAGGAAGCGATCGTAACGCTAGATGAAATGAACCGAATAGCGGGCGAAGAAGAAATCAGAAAGAAGGCGCAGTACAGGCAAGAACTGCAGGACCAGATGATAATCAACGAGAAGCGCAAACGATACGTGTACGACGAATTCCTGAGGGAGAAGAAGATGATTGACGACATCGTCCAACGAATACACGCCGAGGATGAACGAGAGAGGGAGGagaaaatgtgtaaaatgCAGAGAACCAAGGAGGAAATGGACGCTTTCAAGAAGGCCCAGCAGATATGGAGGAATAACGAGAAGGATGAGATAGACAAGGAGAACCAGAGGATACAAGAATTCATCACGAATAAGGCCATAGAGATGCAGTCCAGAGAGCAGAAGAAGAGCGAATTGGAAGCGGTCAAGGCCAAACTGACCGAAAACATAGCTAAACAACTGTACGAGGAGGaggtttgtatttttttgccGGCTACATTTTTCCTATCCTAGGGGTGAAGGTGGTTATGAAGGTGTGCACGGCCTCTCTCGACGGGAGGCACTGCCCCAGGGCTTCCAGCATCATCGGCTGTTGCAAAACTGTTGTCTTGTAGTCATTGAACGAGATTTTTCCGTCGCGGTCCACATCCATCTTCTTGGTTATCACCTCGATCATGTCCTACAACTCTAACATATCAAACACTCGAActccttgtttttttttattcactttTACGGATTCTTCCGCATCGTCTTCGCTGCTCTGACTTATGAGCGAAGATCTCAAGAAGAAGAACATCGTTTCGCGTCCGATCAAACCGTCCCCCAGGAGATCATAAACCTGATGAGTGTGAGCGACAACGCCGAAACATTGTGTACTCACCGAAAAGcagtagtctattttttcctccAAAGTACCTCGCAGCCAGAGCGACAACGCCGTGGCCCAAGTTTCCATGGAAACTGTAGTACTGGGGCCTCTCTCGAAAACCGAAAATATCCTGTCCATAAGCGCATCATCTGTCATGTCCAGGCCGCTGTGGAGCACGTCCCGCAGCTGGTTCTTGGTTATCCCGGTCGCGTTCTTGTCCGCGTTGTCCTTCTGGAGCTTGTAGTAGATGATGAAGATGCACTCGAGTTCGGTGTAAGTGAAGTGGAGTTTCTTCACCAGCTTCTGTATCAGATCCGAGTGTTTCTTCTTGAAGCGGGTCTCCTCCATGGAGTCCATGGAGGAGTCCAAGTTCACCCCGAAAGACATGTTTACGTGTCCTTACTGCCAATTTCAAAACCGTCACAGACGTCACTGATTGACAACTTGATTGTCCGCAGATGAAACGGAAAGAGAGGGAAGAGATCATGCAGGAGTTGTACGAAGAGGAGCAAAAGCAAGCGATGGAGCAGCAGCACAGGGCCAACGTGGAGAAAGCGCTCAGGCAACGGATCGAAGTGAGGGAGTCGCTGATGCACCAGATGACGGAGAGGCAGGAGAAGCTGAGGCAAGAAGCCGCCGAGGATGCCAAATACAAGGAAGAAGTAAAGGTGGTGGGTGCGTTTGATCAAAAAGTAATTGTTTTGGTTTTTAGTTGTTGGCTAAAATGGCCGAGGATCAGCGGCTAGAGCAGCTGTCCAATCAGAAGAGGAGGATGAAGATGTTGGAGTGCAGGAGAGAAGTGGAAAGGATGATGGCCGAAAGACGGCAAAGACACGCCGAAGAGATGCAGTTGTTGATGAAGCTGAAGGAACAAGACGAAATGGAAGCGGAAGAGAGGTGATGCTTGAGCGTTTGAGTGGTGGGGTTTTTTGTATGTGACGGCTTTTGTTTTAGGCGGCGGATTATTGAGGAGGAGCGGTTGCGTCTGCTCAAGGAACACGCCAAGAATCTCATCGGTTATTTGCCCAAAGGGGTGTTGAGAGCTGATGACTTGCCTTATCTAGGGAGCGATCTAGTCAATGCCGATTAGAGTGGACCAAGACTAATAATGTGATACTGATatttgtagaaattattttcttatgtatatatttgaataaaaaaaaataaaaaagcaacGTCTGTTCCTTATTGAGGTGTCGATGCAAACAATTTTTCGTAACCAGAAAAAGTAAAAGCgttagtaattttttattgtgaagTCAGTTTACCTCATTCCCCAGTTAAATtatcaaattgtcaaaaatgtcTAGCAAAATAAGGTTACGAGCGGTCCTGATCTCAGTCAGCAACcctcaattaattataaaacatttaaagaCTCACAATActaattgtatttaattatggCCATGATCGTTatcaaaatcaattattaaaataggtaaAATCACCACAACAGAAACAGGTCAGTCAGTGATACACTCACCTTATTGAATACCTACACTTTTCCACAATAATCAACTTTTGCACAAAAATAAGTTGAAAAGATAAACAGCGATCCAGTTTTGTTTAAGAACAACTATTTATTTCAAACTCACGAACGCTTTCCTAACAAAGagctttttaaatatgactCACGTAACGTGTAGCGTCTTAAAAACTATCAAAGAAAAAGGGAgcaaaaacggaaaaatcacgGTCACATATTGTGCCGTCCTACATCAACATAAAAAAGGTAGGTTAAAAACAaaggaatttgaattttgcagTTATTCAATGCAACAAAAGTAAAATCCCTCAGGTCAAAAAAATCAGACTATTAcggtttattatttattaatacagttCCCACCAACATCATCGTCAACAAAGAGCacagttgtttggaaaataaatccgaaaaattattattattattattattattattaaaataagcgTTCGGGCAGAGGCCGAGCCTGTTATGCCCGCGCATCCAAAACAATAGTAAACCACAATACGTTTTACTTAATTACTGAAGTCACATAACTGTCATAGCGAGATTTAAAGCCAAGAGGTGTTTTGCTGGTAACTACTTCTACAGGTAGGGAGTTCCACACATCGAACACTCGATTCGTGATGAAGTTTTGCCTAGCACTTGTGCGAAAATTGTCCTTTGCCAGCTTCAAATCATGCCCTCTAGTTCTCCCCCCGTCGTTTAATGGGAAAAGGTGCCTAATGGAGGAATTTTTGTCACCAGTCAGCGCTTGATGTACCAATATAACATCTCCTCTTTTACGTCTGTCGGAAAGCAGGGGAAGGTTCATTATGGAAATTCTTTCAGAGTACTCGGGGCGATTTCTACCGAAAGGGATACGAGTCGCTCGTCGTTGCACAGATTCCAACAAGTCAATGTCACGTTTTAAATTAGGAGCCCATACTCCATGACCGAACTCCAGAACTGGCCTAACATATGACTTAATAAGCTTAGCAGTTACAGCCAAGGTAGTCTTAGTAAACGTTTTGCTCAAAAGATAGACAATTTTATTCGCCCTCTTGACCACATATGAGGTATGTTCCGACCATGACAAATTTGATGTTACCAGAACTCCCAAATCCAAACATGAACTCGACTTAAGCAGTTCCACACCACCCAAATAATACCCATGACACGGGTTTTTGCCGCCGACATGAAGAACCGTGCATTTCCCAATGTTAAGTGGAAGCTGCCAATCGCTTGCCCATTTACTGATGTTAGAGATGTCGTTGGAAAGCATTTGGTAATTTAAACTATCATTATATATCTTCATATCATCAGCATACATGACCCATGACGATCTTACATTGTATTTGACATCGGCCGTGTAAACTATAAACAATAACGGACCGAGCACGGAACCCTGTGGAACCCCACTTATTACCTTTTCCGATGCGCTAAGCACGCCACCAACTTTAACCTTAAAAGTACGATCACTAAGAAAGGCGTCAAGCCAATAAAAAAGACTGCCCCGGATACCGATATGttgcaatttaaataaaagaagCTTTCTTGGCACCCGATCGAAAGCCTTGGCAAAATCGAAATATACAACATCAAGAGATCTGCCTAAATCTAACAGTTTGGTCCAGTCAGAAAGACAACATAGTAGATTGGAGGTGATGGACTTTCCTGGCATAAAACCATGCTGATTATCAGGTATGACATGATGCTTCACTAAGAATTTTATGGTAGTATCATAAATAATCGActccataattttaaccactaACGACGTCAAACTTACAGGCCTATAGTTACCTGGATCAAATTTATCTCCTTTTTTAAAGATGGGACAGATAATTGCCGTCCTCCAATCCGAAGGCAAAACCCCCGAGTCAAACGATTGCCCAAATAGCATGCTAAGAGGTCTGCACAGAACATCAGCACAAGTCTTTAATACACTGGCTGTGATTCTGTCGGGGCCGGGAGACTTTGTTTTGTCTAACCCacgtaatttttccaaaaccaGCTCCTCAGAAAATTCTATGTCAGTAAAAGCTGCAGTATTTCGGGGAAAATCTAGTTTCGGCGTACCAGCCACCGATTCCCTTGTAAAAACCTTGGAGAAAGACTCAGCAAAAATATTGGCACAGTCAGTATGGTCCCTTACGATATTTCCGTCTACATTCCTAACTTGAGGTATCTTGACCGGTCCTCCCAATGCAGTGCGAACGTGCTTATAAAAACTCTTAGGATTGTTAGAATTCGCAATCTTCAGTTCGTACCTAATCCGCTCCTCCTTAATAATCGTAGACAGCTTGTTCGAAAAAGCTCTGTGGGCTACGTAGTCTATTTGCTCCCCTGTTCTTTTAAAAGTCTTCCACAATGCTCGCTTACGCTTAaccattttcaatattttggcATTTATCCAGGGTTTCGAAGAAGACCTTTTGACTTTAATAACGGACGAACACTCGTTGACAGTATTGAgtaatagattttttaatgtactCCAGTTGTTCTCGACGTTCGCGTCGCAAAGTGTCGTTGGCCAATTTATTTTCTCGAGACGTATGTATACCTTCTCATAGTTCGTAACTATTTTATTGAAAGTTATAGTTCGTTGAGCAGGCACAAAACAGATCTGCAGATCTACCTTGAGGGAAACATGGTCTGACTTACCCACTGGGTCAAGATATTGCACATTTGTTAGTGAGGAGTCCTCTGTTGTTAAAATCAGATCAAGAACTGACGGTTGCTGGTTGGCTCTAAATCTAGTTGGTTGCGTTATTAACTGGCGCATATGGTTATTGGTTAAAAAATCAACCATCAGTTGAGAGGACGGGCTTCGACAGTGTCCCGAGTTCCGGGACCAAGAAATGTCAGGCATATTAAAATCCCCAAATACGAACACCTTGTCGTGCCTAGTCGTTAATTCCCCTAACACGTCCAATAAAGTACAGTCATCATTAATGTTAGACGATGGAGGTCTGTATACACACCCCAGGATAAAATTCCACGACTGATTATGTACCTGCAGAAAGAGCGACTCTATACCCGGTGTGTTGGTAACTATGGGGATGACTTCGTTATCGGACAGTAACTCATTGGAAACGTAGATACACACACCTCCTCCTTTCTTATGATTTCGATCATTCCTGTAAATGGTATAACCATCCAAAGAGACTAGCGAGTCCGGTACGACGTCCGAGAGCCACGTTTCAGTTAATGACAGGAAAGTCGGTTTCAAATCGTTAACATATGCAACCAGGTCCGAATACTTTGCCAACAGAGAAGCTATGTTAGTGTATAGTATGgaactaacaaaaaaattggagaaattATTACTATTTAACGGCtccattttgaatttaataaaaaaaataaataataataataataataggagTATAACGTAACCAAGGTCCTTGTTGAATGCATCAAGAAATTATTGTTCAGTGTCCTGGGTTGTCACAACTACTTCCATATTGTGAGAATTATCATCTAGAATGTTGGACTGtgcttttttttatctttctttGTATTTTCCTACACCTGTTTTTTATGCTCTTGTGCTCCAAACTAGGAAATATCTCATACAACATTGTAGAAACACCTTCAATATCAGAGGTATATTTATGTATGAGCTCGAGTATGTTACTTTCCCCGGGAACCTTATCTGCAAATTCTACCAACCGATCAAAACTAAGGGGGTATTGTTGCTCGGA from Tenebrio molitor chromosome 8, icTenMoli1.1, whole genome shotgun sequence harbors:
- the LOC138136672 gene encoding UDP-glycosyltransferase UGT5-like isoform X2 is translated as MFSFLLYFFSLLNYVQCANILGVFMFPSFSHQINYQPIWRELSLKGHQVTVVTPNPLNDSTLTNLTEIDVGFTYDIVKAHENILFNTNILQIWDVIFRFMDLIAESELNSTEFRQLIGNQSKQFDLVLIECFHPVMYGLAARFKAPIIGMAPVRVATPDYERVGNPTHPVLYPDLILGFDTNSLSLLQKIQSTLFNLLSRYYYRNVMIPRSQVIAEKYFGKSMPYLGDLEKSVDLLLINTNPLIHLPRPDVPAIVQLDAVHIRTERPLPQDLQTILDDATEGAIYFSLGSNIKSTIIGDELKNVILEALSELPYKILWKWESDHLTGIPDNVIVRKWFPQQDVIAHPNIKAFMNQGGYQSIVEAIYREVPLIGIPFMNDNSWNVKRTVDLGIGVCVDPATLTKDLLKESINEVVKNEK
- the LOC138136672 gene encoding UDP-glycosyltransferase UGT5-like isoform X1, whose protein sequence is MFSFLLYFFSLLNYVQCANILGVFMFPSFSHQINYQPIWRELSLKGHQVTVVTPNPLNDSTLTNLTEIDVGFTYDIVKAHENILFNTNILQIWDVIFRFMDLIAESELNSTEFRQLIGNQSKQFDLVLIECFHPVMYGLAARFKAPIIGMAPVRVATPDYERVGNPTHPVLYPDLILGFDTNSLSLLQKIQSTLFNLLSRYYYRNVMIPRSQVIAEKYFGKSMPYLGDLEKSVDLLLINTNPLIHLPRPDVPAIVQLDAVHIRTERPLPQDLQTILDDATEGAIYFSLGSNIKSTIIGDELKNVILEALSELPYKILWKWESDHLTGIPDNVIVRKWFPQQDVIAHPNIKAFMNQGGYQSIVEAIYREVPLIGIPFMNDNSWNVKRTVDLGIGVCVDPATLTKDLLKESINEVVKNEKFKNKIKEVRQLSFDKQMPAVETAVWWTEYIIRHKGGRHLRSPSVDTSWFHYLLSDVLLMIILMVTVIIYVCYKLLS
- the LOC138136673 gene encoding meiosis-specific nuclear structural protein 1-like — its product is MALNKDGKVKLAEEMQKRKYDEQIELNKLHLVEKNRFRNLERCMHYQRRERETADRLLQAREREAFSEKRVERTEALARELDKIKRNELKELKLRQSLRENCHELRELESKLRTAYVAKELATQLAEKNAKKLEDKLKQQEEYQKLQEAIVTLDEMNRIAGEEEIRKKAQYRQELQDQMIINEKRKRYVYDEFLREKKMIDDIVQRIHAEDEREREEKMCKMQRTKEEMDAFKKAQQIWRNNEKDEIDKENQRIQEFITNKAIEMQSREQKKSELEAVKAKLTENIAKQLYEEEMKRKEREEIMQELYEEEQKQAMEQQHRANVEKALRQRIEVRESLMHQMTERQEKLRQEAAEDAKYKEELLAKMAEDQRLEQLSNQKRRMKMLECRREVERMMAERRQRHAEEMQLLMKLKEQDEMEAEERRRIIEEERLRLLKEHAKNLIGYLPKGVLRADDLPYLGSDLVNAD
- the LOC138136674 gene encoding calaxin-like isoform X1; its protein translation is MSFGVNLDSSMDSMEETRFKKKHSDLIQKLVKKLHFTYTELECIFIIYYKLQKDNADKNATGITKNQLRDVLHSGLDMTDDALMDRIFSVFERGPSTTVSMETWATALSLWLRGTLEEKIDYCFSVSTQCFGVVAHTHQVYDLLGDGLIGRETMFFFLRSSLISQSSEDDAEESVKDMIEVITKKMDVDRDGKISFNDYKTTVLQQPMMLEALGQCLPSREAVHTFITTFTPRIGKM
- the LOC138136674 gene encoding calaxin-like isoform X2; amino-acid sequence: MSFGVNLDSSMDSMEETRFKKKHSDLIQKLVKKLHFTYTELECIFIIYYKLQKDNADKNATGITKNQLRDVLHSGLDMTDDALMDRIFSVFERGPSTTVSMETWATALSLWLRGTLEEKIDYCFSVYDLLGDGLIGRETMFFFLRSSLISQSSEDDAEESVKDMIEVITKKMDVDRDGKISFNDYKTTVLQQPMMLEALGQCLPSREAVHTFITTFTPRIGKM